The following are encoded together in the Pseudobacteroides sp. genome:
- a CDS encoding S-layer homology domain-containing protein, whose amino-acid sequence MRYKRQGRAVSLLVIMLASGIFSWAANEKEVPEAIYTGIDNASVILTNIDYIDVKNSNTWAKEAIYETGALGIMKGYGNRNFGLNQPVTKEQAIAAAYRVVGREGDAQKAAELLDNVRLPADKKKNAINMWADGYLQLASDDGLITNRDRADAFNPDQTALIPGTSFYRSGNAQRQEFGDWMAKAMKIEPVYGQDKIFNSFMDWSSADPVKIPYLEGLIKNNIMNGTGNGRFDPKGTLTRAQVAQIIKNGEKFILPILKYEKKLGTIESVNKSIDSSLGESITTNTFNIRNNNGKLHKVDAQFLTDAVAKSKNEQIGTPMPGTERDFIVYKYGKIGKSDLLKSGDRVEYIVGEDSSVRFVNVVSSVNDTKYMAAQVNSVDPKTLTINVTRLMDLEYPDMSKEGKKTIANGSGGLVDSTYRYSNSVKIYNEGIPAAIETVKPDSIYILTIKDNMVTDIKSVNLTLDGDLRIVKGIVEDNNPQLGYITLYGENGDGTNPSGKKALRTFSYVNPNGMNVFKNQTKAKIDDIEPGDSVFMKLDEKMNVYDISAVDNYIPRYARIITKKPSAISVEYDNGVQQVLAVNERIPVIVNNTVAGIDKLKDGDRIKLILNQTNKDVSVKSITVNDNQKIIKNIYKGSLIKLDESTKDLVVQNLERLSKGQWERSHNIGISKLNLGDTYKIFSGDKALDIETVNDKLRNQEAYIASEGDYGGGEKAVIVSFRDKDNLESLADDIIARNEASAGQLGLNKSSNSINYGPSTIIVKDGRLVTGNSISEDDAAYIVANRDNYTGDFFAGIVQLNDRVDPNALTIYRGRIKALADNKDFELESFSQLKGQSWEYVNTPKTLRITYGTKILDDSGLLPQREFTGYGDKTYIGRSVYVVADNINALLVSTAPYGPDGVFAKGKVVELTGGSTGSDGKYITDPTGVKIKNAKVYDMANHVWTDTKDMTLNLLKNALILKDKKEISPSQIEVNDNLRIYRKGKTETGDAFIVFVED is encoded by the coding sequence ATGAGATATAAAAGACAGGGAAGAGCAGTGTCATTGCTGGTCATAATGCTTGCTTCAGGGATTTTTTCATGGGCTGCCAATGAAAAGGAGGTACCTGAGGCCATTTATACCGGTATCGATAATGCATCTGTAATATTGACCAATATCGATTATATAGATGTAAAAAACTCCAACACCTGGGCTAAGGAAGCCATATACGAGACAGGTGCCCTTGGTATAATGAAGGGATATGGAAATAGAAACTTCGGATTAAATCAGCCGGTTACCAAAGAGCAGGCCATAGCCGCTGCCTATAGAGTAGTGGGCAGGGAGGGAGATGCCCAAAAAGCCGCTGAGCTTCTTGATAATGTCAGGTTACCTGCAGATAAAAAGAAAAATGCCATAAACATGTGGGCTGATGGGTACTTGCAGCTGGCATCAGATGACGGGCTTATTACAAATAGGGATAGAGCAGATGCCTTTAATCCTGATCAGACAGCACTTATACCCGGGACAAGCTTTTACAGGTCAGGAAATGCACAAAGGCAGGAATTTGGTGATTGGATGGCTAAGGCAATGAAAATAGAGCCGGTTTACGGTCAGGATAAAATATTTAACTCATTTATGGACTGGTCATCTGCTGATCCAGTTAAAATTCCATACCTTGAGGGTCTTATAAAGAATAACATAATGAACGGTACAGGAAACGGAAGGTTTGACCCTAAAGGAACTCTTACAAGGGCTCAGGTGGCACAGATCATAAAAAATGGAGAAAAGTTTATTCTGCCGATTTTAAAATATGAAAAAAAGCTTGGAACTATTGAATCCGTAAATAAATCCATTGATTCAAGCCTTGGTGAGAGTATAACCACAAATACATTCAACATAAGAAACAATAACGGTAAGCTCCACAAGGTGGATGCACAATTTTTAACTGATGCGGTTGCCAAAAGCAAAAATGAGCAGATAGGCACACCCATGCCGGGAACTGAGAGAGACTTTATAGTCTATAAATACGGGAAAATTGGAAAAAGTGATCTCTTAAAATCAGGAGACAGGGTTGAGTACATTGTTGGAGAGGATAGTTCAGTCAGGTTTGTTAATGTAGTTTCAAGTGTAAATGATACAAAGTATATGGCAGCACAGGTTAATTCCGTAGACCCCAAAACTCTTACCATAAACGTCACAAGGCTTATGGATCTCGAGTATCCCGATATGAGCAAGGAAGGCAAAAAAACAATTGCAAACGGAAGCGGTGGTCTGGTGGACTCGACCTACAGATACAGCAACAGTGTAAAGATATACAATGAAGGAATACCGGCAGCGATAGAAACGGTTAAGCCTGATTCCATATATATTCTTACAATTAAGGATAATATGGTGACCGATATAAAGAGTGTGAATCTGACGTTAGATGGAGATTTGAGAATAGTTAAGGGGATTGTGGAAGACAATAATCCTCAACTTGGCTATATCACCCTATACGGTGAGAACGGAGATGGAACAAACCCCTCCGGTAAAAAGGCCTTGAGGACCTTCAGTTATGTAAACCCAAACGGGATGAACGTGTTCAAGAATCAAACAAAGGCAAAGATCGATGATATAGAGCCAGGAGACTCTGTATTTATGAAGCTTGATGAGAAGATGAATGTATATGATATAAGTGCTGTTGACAACTACATTCCAAGGTATGCGAGGATTATTACCAAAAAGCCTTCGGCTATATCGGTGGAGTATGACAATGGAGTGCAGCAGGTTTTGGCTGTAAATGAAAGAATCCCTGTGATTGTAAATAACACTGTTGCAGGAATAGACAAGCTAAAAGATGGCGACAGGATAAAGCTTATTTTGAATCAGACAAATAAAGATGTATCTGTAAAAAGCATTACCGTAAATGACAACCAAAAGATTATCAAAAATATCTATAAGGGAAGTCTTATAAAGCTTGATGAATCAACAAAGGACCTGGTGGTTCAGAACTTGGAAAGGTTATCAAAGGGACAATGGGAGCGCTCCCATAATATAGGCATAAGCAAACTAAATCTGGGTGACACTTACAAAATTTTTTCGGGTGATAAAGCTTTAGACATTGAAACGGTCAATGACAAATTGAGAAACCAGGAAGCTTATATCGCATCAGAAGGGGATTATGGCGGCGGTGAAAAGGCTGTTATCGTTTCCTTCAGGGATAAAGATAATCTGGAAAGCCTTGCTGACGACATAATTGCAAGAAATGAGGCAAGTGCGGGGCAGCTTGGACTCAATAAAAGCAGCAACAGCATAAACTATGGACCATCAACCATTATTGTGAAGGATGGAAGACTTGTTACAGGAAACAGCATATCGGAAGATGATGCGGCTTATATCGTAGCAAACAGGGATAACTACACAGGAGATTTTTTTGCAGGGATTGTTCAGTTAAACGATAGAGTTGATCCCAATGCTTTAACCATTTACAGAGGAAGGATCAAAGCATTAGCGGATAATAAGGATTTTGAGCTGGAGTCATTTTCCCAGTTGAAAGGCCAGAGCTGGGAGTATGTTAATACTCCGAAGACACTAAGGATTACATATGGCACGAAGATATTAGATGATAGCGGACTTTTGCCCCAAAGAGAATTTACGGGTTATGGAGATAAGACCTATATTGGACGAAGTGTTTATGTTGTAGCTGACAATATAAATGCACTTTTGGTAAGCACTGCTCCATATGGTCCGGATGGCGTGTTTGCAAAAGGTAAGGTGGTTGAGTTGACAGGTGGTAGTACAGGCTCCGATGGAAAGTACATCACGGACCCAACAGGGGTAAAGATCAAAAATGCCAAGGTATACGACATGGCAAACCATGTCTGGACAGACACCAAAGATATGACACTTAACCTTCTTAAAAATGCATTAATATTAAAGGATAAAAAAGAAATAAGCCCATCCCAAATCGAGGTTAATGACAACTTAAGAATTTACAGAAAAGGAAAAACTGAAACAGGAGACGCATTTATAGTGTTTGTGGAGGATTAA
- the cooS gene encoding anaerobic carbon-monoxide dehydrogenase catalytic subunit, translating to MSDQDIKNSYEKSAGTMRGDQTTFGTKLTNEHSNDPNTHADIHNRIKINYDGIEKSPSMEEVHAWQREHIKKNDQSKEGYPLNVIIDPAMREMYQVVHESGLTNVFDRFSQQQPIQCKFCIEGLSCQLCANGPCRISDKVPRGTCGVDAHTMVARNFVYRHVTIGTSANIFHCHQAARTLKAAGEHPESGLKIRDPEKLKKYADMAGLNANQPIEKLAVDFAQWVMNDIHSPYHIPSKAVEAFAPTRRKELWRKLGLFPGGGYSEVAYAQTRCMTNFTSEPTEFLMDSVRLGVANEYQGLFLLDIIQEILMGTQEIAKKQQNMGLLKENMINVITNGHMPLLAHVAIDMASTDEWQQKAKSAGADGIQILGHVCEGQQLINYEGMHNQKGYGGQEGEWLSQEYLLATGAVDLFMFDYNCTVPTMPLYAKRFGTKLLSTHPVIQLQGTETLDFIPEKMKEQAEKALNMAFDAFKQRKSENRKVYIPPHKSDCMVGFSTESVKKALGGSFGPLIEQIANGNIRGIATIVGCTTARYGQGGSNIFKITKGLIANNILVLSGGCTSSVMEYTGLTNPNAADECGEGLKAVCKQLGIPPVLSYGACVDIGKMTHTAKELADALNVDTNKLPLVIGAPEYLEQKAVADACTAVALGWLVHVAPVPSITGSDVVVKTLTETTESLGLGKVVVELDAERTIQIYVDHIEKKRKELGLK from the coding sequence ATGTCAGATCAGGACATCAAAAATTCTTATGAAAAAAGTGCCGGTACTATGCGTGGAGACCAGACCACATTCGGAACCAAGCTCACCAATGAACATTCAAACGACCCTAACACACACGCAGATATTCATAACCGAATCAAGATTAATTACGATGGCATAGAAAAATCACCTTCAATGGAAGAAGTACATGCCTGGCAGAGAGAACATATCAAAAAAAATGACCAATCAAAAGAAGGTTATCCTCTTAACGTTATAATTGATCCTGCCATGAGGGAAATGTACCAAGTGGTTCATGAATCAGGCTTGACAAACGTTTTTGACAGATTCAGCCAGCAGCAGCCCATCCAGTGCAAATTTTGCATAGAGGGCTTATCCTGCCAGCTATGTGCCAATGGCCCATGCCGTATTTCCGACAAGGTACCCAGGGGCACCTGTGGAGTTGATGCTCACACCATGGTTGCAAGGAATTTTGTATACAGGCATGTTACCATAGGTACATCAGCAAACATTTTCCACTGCCATCAGGCAGCACGCACATTGAAAGCTGCAGGAGAGCACCCTGAAAGCGGACTTAAAATAAGGGACCCTGAAAAACTGAAAAAATATGCCGATATGGCGGGTCTCAATGCAAACCAGCCAATAGAAAAGCTGGCGGTAGATTTTGCCCAGTGGGTAATGAATGACATCCATTCTCCTTATCACATCCCGTCAAAAGCAGTTGAGGCCTTTGCTCCAACAAGACGTAAAGAATTGTGGAGAAAACTGGGGTTATTCCCAGGCGGAGGCTACAGCGAAGTGGCTTATGCTCAAACACGATGCATGACAAACTTTACCTCAGAGCCCACAGAATTTCTTATGGACAGTGTAAGGCTCGGAGTAGCAAACGAGTACCAGGGTCTTTTCCTTCTTGATATTATTCAGGAAATACTCATGGGCACCCAGGAAATCGCTAAAAAGCAGCAAAACATGGGGCTTTTGAAGGAGAACATGATCAATGTTATCACCAACGGACACATGCCACTACTAGCCCATGTAGCAATCGATATGGCATCAACTGACGAATGGCAGCAAAAGGCCAAATCAGCAGGTGCAGACGGAATTCAGATTTTAGGCCATGTCTGTGAAGGACAGCAGCTTATAAATTATGAAGGCATGCATAATCAAAAGGGATATGGCGGACAGGAAGGAGAATGGCTGTCACAGGAATATCTGCTCGCAACAGGTGCAGTTGATTTATTTATGTTTGACTATAACTGCACTGTTCCAACAATGCCTCTGTATGCAAAGCGTTTTGGCACCAAGCTGTTAAGCACACACCCGGTTATTCAGCTTCAGGGCACCGAAACCTTAGACTTCATTCCTGAAAAAATGAAGGAACAGGCGGAAAAGGCTTTGAATATGGCATTTGATGCCTTCAAGCAAAGAAAGTCAGAAAACAGAAAGGTCTATATTCCACCTCATAAGTCCGACTGCATGGTGGGCTTTAGCACCGAATCGGTTAAAAAGGCCCTTGGAGGAAGCTTTGGCCCTCTGATTGAACAGATTGCAAACGGAAATATAAGAGGCATCGCAACTATTGTAGGATGTACTACAGCAAGATACGGTCAGGGCGGAAGCAATATTTTTAAAATCACAAAAGGCCTCATTGCAAACAATATTCTTGTCCTTTCAGGCGGATGCACATCATCCGTTATGGAATATACCGGCCTTACAAATCCCAACGCTGCTGATGAATGCGGTGAAGGCTTGAAAGCGGTATGTAAACAACTTGGCATTCCTCCTGTTCTATCTTACGGAGCCTGCGTAGATATCGGAAAAATGACTCATACAGCAAAGGAACTGGCTGACGCACTTAATGTAGACACAAACAAGCTTCCTCTTGTCATAGGTGCCCCTGAATATCTTGAGCAAAAAGCTGTTGCAGATGCATGTACGGCAGTTGCTTTAGGATGGCTGGTACATGTAGCACCCGTTCCGTCAATCACGGGAAGTGATGTTGTGGTAAAGACACTCACAGAAACTACAGAGAGCCTTGGTCTTGGCAAGGTTGTGGTAGAACTGGATGCGGAAAGAACAATCCAGATATATGTCGACCATATTGAGAAAAAACGTAAGGAACTTGGTCTGAAATAA
- a CDS encoding AraC family transcriptional regulator gives MDWLDAMSKAVEYLEEDINEKLDIEKVSRIALSSPFHFQRMYHMMTGITIAEYVRRRKLTLTAQDILSGEKIIDVAYKYGYETPESFTKAFGKMHGISPSAAKEPGAKLKAYPKLSFHISIKGDKKMDYKIIEKESFSVIGKKTRITMVDNQNFNLVPKFWNDCRIDGTQEWLCKRAGKLGMLGICMDFDKDNEELNYMIAVVEVNEALPEGFESRTIPAATWAVFESIGPMPEAAQDVTRRIFSEWFPATGYEHDCAPEIEVYPAGDVSAPDYRCEIWIPISK, from the coding sequence ATGGATTGGCTTGATGCAATGAGCAAAGCAGTTGAATATCTTGAAGAGGACATCAATGAAAAGCTGGATATAGAGAAGGTTTCCAGGATTGCTCTATCATCCCCTTTTCACTTCCAACGAATGTACCATATGATGACTGGCATCACAATTGCCGAGTATGTAAGAAGGAGAAAGCTTACACTGACTGCACAGGATATTTTATCCGGTGAAAAAATAATTGATGTCGCTTACAAATACGGATATGAGACTCCTGAGTCTTTTACAAAAGCTTTTGGCAAAATGCATGGAATAAGCCCCTCTGCTGCCAAAGAACCTGGAGCAAAGCTCAAGGCATATCCAAAACTATCCTTTCATATTTCAATAAAAGGAGACAAAAAGATGGATTATAAGATTATTGAAAAAGAGAGTTTTTCTGTTATAGGCAAAAAAACAAGAATCACCATGGTAGACAACCAAAACTTCAATCTTGTCCCGAAATTTTGGAATGACTGCAGAATTGACGGTACCCAAGAGTGGCTGTGTAAAAGAGCAGGTAAGCTTGGAATGCTTGGGATATGCATGGATTTTGACAAAGATAACGAAGAGCTCAACTATATGATAGCAGTTGTAGAAGTAAACGAAGCACTTCCTGAGGGTTTCGAATCCAGAACTATACCTGCTGCAACATGGGCAGTTTTTGAATCAATCGGTCCCATGCCTGAGGCAGCTCAGGATGTTACAAGAAGGATTTTTTCAGAATGGTTTCCTGCTACAGGATATGAGCACGATTGTGCACCAGAGATAGAGGTTTATCCGGCAGGAGATGTAAGTGCTCCTGATTATAGGTGTGAGATTTGGATTCCTATTAGCAAGTAA
- a CDS encoding glycosyl hydrolase family 18 protein encodes MKIFTTTPRLQNRKRFCFRKLIVVLCIAISVLVSNVHIVTASEDTEKNIVGYFPEWGIYEGHNFYEVSDIPWEKITHINYAFAKIENGKIAIYDSWAATGKPFGDDKWDTPLKGNFGQLIKYKKLYPKVKTLISVGGWSQSMYFSDVALSESSRKVFADSCVDFIRQYQFDGVDIDWEYPVAGGLAGNKNRPEDKQNFTMLLKQLRASLDGAGTVDGKKYLLTIAAPAGYSMISNTEPDKYHQYLDFVNLMTYDYSGGWDTVTNHVSPLYANPGDPSYAEKKEKYNTDWTVREYMRLGIPSHKLNIGVPYYSYGWKDVSGGTNGLFGNAKGSPMGIWNEGGAASGNNPFYYIKDVLEAPGSGFIKYRDSYAQVPYLWNPATKVLYTYDDETSIQNKCEYVKKNNLGGIMFWELSGDSPSKGDTLTSVIYNSFFSNIPQLTPTPVPTDTYTYKISGYLKPDFYTGKESSAVLSGFNVELSFNGLKTTTDSKGYYEISGVPASNDPYTLTLSKPGYLRRELTGIILKDNLLIGSQEAPYHIWAGDIRINGLQDNVINMSDIIEIAKVFNSTKGDVKYNPDCDFNMDYSVNMADVITIARHFNMGTADYKG; translated from the coding sequence ATGAAAATTTTCACGACAACACCAAGGTTGCAAAATCGCAAGCGATTTTGTTTTAGAAAGCTCATTGTGGTCTTGTGCATTGCAATAAGTGTACTGGTATCCAATGTACATATTGTTACTGCCAGTGAAGATACGGAAAAAAACATTGTGGGTTATTTTCCCGAATGGGGAATATATGAAGGGCATAACTTTTATGAGGTGTCGGATATACCTTGGGAAAAGATAACACATATAAATTATGCATTTGCGAAAATCGAAAACGGAAAAATTGCTATATACGACTCCTGGGCTGCCACAGGCAAGCCTTTTGGAGATGACAAATGGGATACTCCGCTAAAAGGCAACTTCGGACAGTTGATAAAGTACAAAAAGCTTTATCCAAAGGTAAAGACGCTTATATCAGTAGGCGGCTGGTCCCAGTCCATGTATTTTTCAGATGTGGCTTTAAGCGAATCATCAAGAAAGGTTTTTGCAGACAGCTGTGTGGATTTCATCAGACAATATCAGTTCGATGGTGTGGATATCGATTGGGAATACCCTGTTGCAGGAGGATTGGCAGGAAATAAAAACCGACCTGAGGACAAGCAGAATTTCACTATGCTTTTAAAACAACTCCGTGCCAGCCTTGATGGGGCAGGTACAGTTGACGGCAAAAAGTACCTTCTTACCATAGCTGCTCCTGCAGGCTATTCAATGATATCAAATACGGAGCCGGATAAATACCACCAATATCTTGACTTTGTAAATCTTATGACATACGACTACAGCGGCGGATGGGATACCGTAACCAACCATGTCTCACCTCTGTATGCAAACCCTGGCGATCCTTCTTATGCTGAAAAAAAGGAAAAGTATAACACAGACTGGACCGTACGAGAGTATATGAGGCTTGGGATACCGTCTCATAAGCTTAATATAGGGGTTCCTTACTACTCCTATGGATGGAAGGATGTATCTGGTGGTACCAACGGATTATTCGGAAATGCTAAAGGTTCACCTATGGGGATATGGAATGAAGGCGGTGCAGCCAGTGGGAACAATCCATTTTATTACATAAAGGATGTCTTGGAGGCCCCGGGTTCAGGATTTATCAAGTACAGGGATAGTTATGCTCAGGTGCCTTACTTGTGGAATCCGGCAACAAAGGTGCTATACACATATGATGATGAAACTTCCATACAAAACAAATGTGAGTATGTTAAGAAAAACAATCTTGGAGGAATAATGTTCTGGGAGCTTAGCGGCGATTCTCCTTCAAAAGGAGATACGCTTACCTCTGTAATATATAACAGTTTCTTTTCAAATATTCCTCAACTCACTCCTACTCCCGTTCCTACTGATACATACACATACAAAATCAGCGGGTATCTGAAACCTGATTTTTATACTGGTAAGGAATCATCAGCTGTACTTTCAGGCTTTAATGTTGAATTGTCATTTAATGGATTGAAAACAACCACAGACTCAAAAGGGTATTATGAAATTTCAGGTGTACCTGCAAGCAATGACCCTTATACATTGACACTGTCCAAGCCAGGATACTTGAGAAGGGAGTTGACGGGCATAATTTTAAAGGATAATTTACTGATTGGTTCACAAGAGGCTCCATACCATATATGGGCAGGTGATATAAGGATAAATGGTTTGCAGGATAATGTAATAAACATGTCGGATATAATTGAAATTGCTAAAGTTTTCAATAGTACTAAGGGCGACGTAAAATACAATCCGGACTGTGATTTTAACATGGACTATTCTGTAAATATGGCTGATGTCATAACAATTGCCAGGCATTTTAATATGGGTACAGCTGATTATAAAGGCTAG
- a CDS encoding ABC transporter permease, which yields MKRLRFYSRLYIKMISQYIKARMQFRSDFYISTFAMLLLNITGLFTYWVLFYSINNIEGWNLNELIFLYSFALLAVTPMQLFFDNLWVIRISLRNGNFIKYYFKPINTLFYYVSEVFDIKGLGQLMLALTMLIYSSIKLGIHWTPLNLIMFVVFILSSAIIMISLVLMAASISFWVIESVSVLVLIFKLSEYARYPITIFNGFFRFVFTGIIPVAFIGYYPSRFFLKPGSGDITVFATPFIGIGLFIIAYKIWRIGLNRYSGTGS from the coding sequence ATGAAGCGTTTAAGGTTTTATTCGAGGTTGTATATTAAGATGATTTCACAATATATAAAAGCCAGAATGCAGTTTAGAAGTGACTTTTATATAAGTACATTTGCAATGCTCCTTCTTAATATAACAGGATTATTTACATATTGGGTCCTTTTTTATTCCATAAACAACATTGAAGGCTGGAACCTCAATGAATTGATATTTTTATATTCCTTTGCACTCCTTGCTGTAACACCCATGCAGCTGTTCTTTGATAATCTTTGGGTTATAAGGATCAGCTTAAGAAACGGTAATTTCATAAAATATTATTTTAAGCCCATAAATACTCTGTTTTATTATGTTTCGGAGGTCTTTGACATAAAGGGCTTGGGACAGCTTATGTTGGCACTTACAATGCTGATTTATTCATCGATAAAGTTGGGAATCCATTGGACCCCGTTAAACCTCATCATGTTTGTTGTATTCATATTGAGCTCAGCTATTATAATGATATCCCTTGTGCTGATGGCGGCTTCCATTTCCTTTTGGGTAATAGAATCGGTTTCGGTGCTGGTACTTATTTTTAAGCTTAGTGAATATGCCAGGTACCCAATTACAATATTTAATGGGTTCTTCAGGTTTGTGTTTACCGGAATAATTCCAGTAGCTTTTATAGGATACTATCCGTCCAGGTTCTTCTTGAAGCCGGGTAGTGGTGACATTACTGTTTTTGCTACACCTTTTATAGGTATAGGGCTTTTTATTATTGCATATAAAATCTGGAGAATAGGGCTTAACAGATATTCAGGCACCGGTTCATGA
- a CDS encoding ABC transporter permease, which yields MKKYFTVTQKVFLTITVFRFNFIFSIVSNLVYITVIYFLWSSIYGSGARSLNGMTFNQVFVYLSLASTIFSLFTTFVEWGMSREVIEGSIVMHFIKPIDLMMYKLFECLGYVLLKLVTITMPTVLVILLVFKPDMPIGLNILIFPVSLILSYFIMFNIDFLVGLLCFYNESTWGMSSAKDSIVMLLSGAVIPISFFPDTLKTIVNFLPFQAVYNIPLETLISNKLGTGDYIKNFLLQLFWILLLFAINRLFYRKAVKVITVNGG from the coding sequence ATGAAAAAGTATTTTACTGTAACCCAAAAAGTATTCCTTACTATTACCGTATTTAGGTTTAATTTTATTTTTTCCATAGTAAGTAATTTGGTTTATATCACTGTTATTTACTTTTTGTGGAGCTCTATTTATGGTTCAGGTGCAAGAAGTCTCAACGGAATGACCTTCAACCAGGTATTTGTTTATTTATCCCTAGCCTCAACCATATTTTCGCTGTTTACTACATTTGTGGAGTGGGGAATGTCAAGGGAAGTGATTGAAGGCTCTATTGTTATGCATTTTATAAAGCCTATAGATCTCATGATGTACAAACTCTTTGAATGCCTTGGCTATGTGCTTTTAAAGCTCGTTACAATAACGATGCCTACTGTTCTGGTAATTTTGCTGGTGTTTAAGCCGGATATGCCTATTGGATTAAATATTTTGATTTTTCCGGTTTCACTGATATTGTCATACTTTATAATGTTTAATATTGACTTTCTTGTAGGGCTGCTATGCTTTTACAATGAGTCCACCTGGGGAATGAGCTCAGCAAAGGATTCTATCGTAATGCTTTTGTCAGGAGCTGTTATTCCAATAAGCTTTTTTCCGGATACATTAAAAACAATAGTCAATTTTCTGCCGTTTCAGGCGGTTTATAATATACCGCTGGAGACATTGATTTCCAACAAGCTTGGTACAGGGGATTACATTAAAAATTTTCTGTTACAGCTTTTCTGGATATTGCTGCTTTTTGCAATAAACAGACTTTTTTATCGTAAGGCTGTCAAGGTTATTACAGTAAATGGAGGCTAA
- a CDS encoding ATP-binding cassette domain-containing protein — translation MLPLGVKYLHIKNGVMVLGIIQIENLSKSFKVLNRHQGFRGAVRDLFSRDYKIVKAVENISMTIDEGEMVGFVGPNGAGKSTTIKMMTGVLEPTSGRITVNGFIPYKQRMKYVRNIGVVFGQRTQLWWELPVIESFKILKEIFEIGDKTYNTNMELFNDLVQLDTLHNTPVRFLSLGQRMLCDIVAAFLHNPKIIFLDEPTIGLDVSVKNKIRSVIKELNSLNKTTILLTTHDISDLEILCKRIIIVDKGSVIFDGDIQKVNSIFGVYRVLRLEMSEQLNLEELSNKIGNNFKCQKPPEIEATDDGWINITINLEEIKLVDILNYLLTLFPLKDIKVEEVPTEKIIREIYEGGLK, via the coding sequence ATGTTGCCATTAGGTGTAAAATACCTGCATATTAAAAACGGGGTGATGGTATTGGGGATTATACAAATAGAGAACCTATCCAAAAGTTTCAAAGTCTTAAACAGGCACCAGGGCTTTAGGGGAGCAGTAAGAGACCTGTTTTCCAGGGATTATAAGATTGTAAAGGCTGTAGAAAATATATCGATGACCATCGATGAAGGAGAAATGGTTGGTTTTGTGGGTCCCAACGGTGCGGGAAAATCCACCACAATCAAGATGATGACTGGGGTTTTAGAACCTACGTCAGGAAGAATTACAGTAAATGGATTCATACCTTATAAGCAGAGGATGAAATATGTCCGCAATATAGGAGTGGTTTTCGGTCAAAGGACTCAGCTTTGGTGGGAACTGCCTGTTATAGAATCCTTTAAGATATTGAAGGAAATATTTGAGATAGGCGATAAGACTTACAACACAAATATGGAGCTGTTTAATGATCTTGTGCAGCTTGATACTTTACATAATACGCCTGTCAGATTTTTATCTTTAGGACAGAGGATGCTGTGCGATATAGTGGCGGCATTTTTGCACAACCCCAAAATAATATTTCTTGATGAACCCACCATAGGACTTGATGTTTCAGTTAAAAATAAAATAAGGAGTGTTATAAAAGAGCTTAACTCATTAAATAAGACCACCATACTCCTTACTACCCATGATATAAGCGATCTTGAAATTCTTTGTAAAAGAATAATAATAGTTGATAAGGGGTCAGTGATTTTTGACGGAGACATACAGAAGGTCAACAGTATATTCGGTGTATACAGGGTATTGAGGCTGGAAATGTCGGAGCAGCTTAATTTGGAGGAGCTTTCAAATAAGATAGGAAATAATTTCAAGTGCCAAAAGCCTCCTGAAATTGAAGCTACTGATGATGGCTGGATCAATATAACTATAAATTTGGAAGAAATAAAGCTGGTTGATATACTAAATTATCTTTTGACACTGTTCCCATTAAAGGATATAAAGGTGGAGGAAGTGCCTACAGAGAAGATCATAAGAGAAATTTACGAGGGTGGTCTTAAATGA